A region of bacterium DNA encodes the following proteins:
- a CDS encoding 3'-5' exonuclease, with protein MAEMIPESISASASATKGEKHLFHILREALQPDDDFIVWYDLTVGSKHPDFIVYGQYLGLLIIEVKDWTLRQIKEANPDKFLVDLSGNIQKCDSPLTQARKAYRELMDKVKKYPSLLHPDGNHKGQPRFPIGYCAVFSEITRDAAVKAGITEALPPLQCLFADEISFDPTEKSQQQAFIQRLKPSFNITVQFKGEPLEQKDLKILRHAIFPEVRINDVRTTGAPSASVDLRTLDYDQERVAKSIGSGHRILKGVAGSGKTLVVAARAKYLKQCHPDWRILLVCYNTSLSKYLRKLVEVTGGLSDVSNIDVFHFTGLVKSVVNTDLRRAWDEPFDKWEERITGYLEEVSSLGLASAHTDDDRNIGRYDAILIDEGQDFTVGMVRSLVSLLNEETDSLLFCYDPSQNVFGRETPRWKDAGLKVQGKRPIELNTSYRSTSEIIDLASKFSKIPAQQAISLEAVLVPKSVNRHGARPVMRQLADETELCKYIMDEIHRYVRTGACAWSDIGILYANKYEEFPMAFNAAFYKRFNFEETDRLYWVNQNDESRHNMDVTSPCAKMCTIESSKGLEFKVVFFVGLDTMPRNNRNVETERRLAYVAMTRAQEYLHIPYVRLSPFVDEIRQLL; from the coding sequence ATGGCTGAAATGATTCCCGAAAGTATCAGTGCAAGTGCCAGCGCCACGAAGGGTGAGAAGCACTTGTTTCACATATTGCGAGAGGCGCTCCAGCCGGACGATGATTTTATTGTCTGGTATGACCTCACTGTCGGCAGCAAACACCCGGACTTCATTGTCTATGGTCAGTATCTTGGACTCTTAATCATCGAGGTCAAGGACTGGACCCTGCGGCAGATCAAGGAGGCGAACCCGGACAAGTTTCTGGTTGACCTTTCCGGTAACATTCAGAAATGCGATAGCCCTCTCACGCAGGCACGAAAAGCGTACCGCGAGTTGATGGATAAGGTCAAGAAGTATCCTTCGCTCCTTCATCCGGATGGTAACCATAAAGGGCAGCCACGATTTCCGATAGGCTATTGCGCCGTGTTTTCGGAAATCACACGGGACGCGGCGGTCAAAGCGGGTATCACCGAAGCACTGCCGCCACTCCAATGCCTGTTCGCCGACGAGATATCCTTCGACCCCACTGAGAAGTCCCAACAGCAGGCATTCATCCAGAGACTGAAGCCGAGTTTCAACATTACGGTTCAGTTCAAGGGAGAGCCCCTAGAGCAAAAGGATCTCAAGATCCTTCGCCATGCGATCTTTCCGGAGGTCCGAATTAACGATGTCCGCACCACTGGTGCCCCATCAGCATCAGTGGATTTGCGTACCTTGGACTACGACCAGGAGCGCGTGGCCAAGAGCATTGGTTCCGGTCATCGCATTCTGAAAGGTGTTGCTGGCAGCGGGAAGACTTTGGTGGTTGCCGCTCGTGCCAAGTACCTGAAGCAGTGCCATCCCGATTGGCGAATTCTGCTGGTGTGTTACAATACTTCCCTTTCGAAGTACCTCCGGAAGCTGGTAGAAGTTACGGGAGGGCTGTCTGATGTCTCAAACATAGATGTCTTTCACTTCACTGGCCTTGTGAAGAGCGTCGTGAACACCGATCTTCGCAGGGCGTGGGATGAGCCCTTTGACAAGTGGGAAGAACGGATTACTGGTTATCTCGAAGAAGTCAGCAGTTTAGGGTTAGCCAGTGCTCACACCGATGATGATCGCAACATCGGCAGGTACGATGCCATTCTCATCGACGAAGGACAGGACTTCACTGTTGGCATGGTTCGAAGTCTCGTTTCTCTGCTGAATGAAGAAACGGATAGCCTGCTCTTCTGCTACGATCCTTCGCAGAACGTCTTCGGACGGGAGACTCCCCGGTGGAAGGATGCGGGGCTGAAAGTACAGGGAAAACGACCTATTGAACTAAACACGAGCTACCGGAGCACTTCCGAAATTATAGATCTCGCTTCCAAGTTCTCGAAGATCCCGGCCCAGCAGGCAATATCCCTCGAAGCGGTCCTGGTGCCGAAGAGCGTTAATAGACACGGGGCACGACCTGTGATGCGCCAGTTGGCTGACGAGACCGAACTGTGCAAGTATATCATGGATGAGATTCATCGCTATGTGCGAACTGGAGCCTGCGCTTGGTCTGATATCGGGATTCTGTATGCCAACAAGTATGAAGAGTTCCCGATGGCCTTCAACGCAGCATTCTACAAGCGGTTCAATTTCGAGGAGACGGACCGACTCTATTGGGTTAATCAGAACGACGAATCACGACACAATATGGACGTGACCTCGCCGTGCGCGAAGATGTGCACTATCGAATCCAGCAAAGGGCTTGAGTTCAAGGTAGTCTTCTTCGTCGGATTGGATACCATGCCCCGGAACAACCGAAACGTCGAGACTGAAAGACGGCTGGCTTATGTGGCAATGACGAGGGCGCAGGAGTATCTGCACATTCCGTACGTCCGCTTGTCCCCATTCGTGGACGAGATTCGGCAGCTACTCTAA
- a CDS encoding T9SS type A sorting domain-containing protein, with protein sequence MNRLLVILMLAIASSVFAATTTTPTQWQEDFGSGFDSSAYSIESVDDHAAHLDSAFRIGGIGRIACLTSFDVTDFEASFDFRSVPIPDRCPGDGMVFWWYPDLSFPGPVGGYGGYQLGWAWSDVIGQGIKFHTLSGTLAIVTHGVGNEVASCSYPQMGDAEWHHVRVRFQNGSTSVFVNDTLLLSATLPVEFSHGVFVFSAGGGNCHSWHWIDNVDAQCSVALPDSTTDLLIGEYSLSMTQYSEVQSVPLESGKPYYLKVIGNYGIAHGWSWLDAAYCWGICTPPLASDQYGDPTWCWMWNNNWHVRPTPDVYTPDHVYYYPFIGTGEAEVFSFSDPDSYWDNSGGLTIQVWKRAASDSTLPVELTSFSAVPASSNIRLSFTLASETDNDRFEIWRSTTPNSNFSLLTAIASQGNSATPHSYDFTDRAVTGEQTYWYYLADVDISGNRTEHKDLTRSATVRADNGIPTSYSLAAYPNPFNPATTITFSLPIAEHVQVTIYDVAGRRVCDVADGLFAAGIHRVTFDGAQLPSGVYVAQMKTAATTHSTKLLLLK encoded by the coding sequence ATGAACAGACTTCTCGTGATTTTGATGCTGGCGATAGCCAGTAGTGTCTTCGCAGCAACAACGACTACGCCAACACAGTGGCAGGAAGATTTTGGCAGCGGCTTTGACTCTTCGGCGTACAGCATCGAGAGTGTCGACGACCATGCCGCACATCTGGACAGCGCTTTCCGGATTGGAGGTATTGGTCGGATTGCGTGCCTGACCTCGTTCGATGTCACGGACTTTGAAGCTTCATTCGATTTTCGATCAGTTCCGATTCCTGACAGGTGCCCCGGCGACGGTATGGTCTTTTGGTGGTATCCGGATCTGAGTTTTCCGGGTCCTGTAGGAGGCTATGGCGGTTATCAACTCGGTTGGGCCTGGTCCGACGTTATCGGTCAGGGGATAAAATTCCATACCCTGTCCGGCACTTTGGCGATTGTCACGCACGGGGTCGGTAATGAGGTTGCTTCCTGTTCGTATCCGCAGATGGGGGATGCTGAATGGCATCATGTCCGAGTACGCTTTCAGAACGGATCCACTTCCGTTTTCGTCAACGACACCTTATTGCTATCCGCAACTTTGCCTGTGGAATTCAGTCACGGCGTCTTCGTATTCAGCGCGGGAGGTGGTAATTGCCACTCGTGGCACTGGATAGACAATGTGGATGCGCAGTGTAGTGTGGCATTACCCGATTCGACCACCGATTTGTTGATTGGAGAGTACAGCCTCTCGATGACCCAGTACTCTGAAGTGCAGAGTGTGCCGTTGGAATCCGGCAAACCGTATTATCTGAAGGTCATAGGCAACTACGGGATCGCACATGGGTGGTCTTGGCTCGATGCGGCCTACTGTTGGGGGATCTGCACACCTCCCTTGGCCTCGGATCAATACGGTGACCCCACATGGTGTTGGATGTGGAACAACAATTGGCATGTGCGCCCGACACCGGATGTCTATACTCCGGATCATGTCTACTACTATCCCTTCATTGGCACGGGTGAGGCGGAGGTGTTCTCATTCAGCGACCCAGACTCTTACTGGGACAATTCGGGCGGGCTTACGATCCAAGTGTGGAAGCGAGCTGCATCGGATTCCACGTTGCCTGTCGAATTGACTTCATTTTCTGCGGTGCCAGCATCGAGCAACATTCGCCTTTCCTTCACTCTCGCTTCGGAAACCGATAATGATCGTTTTGAAATCTGGAGGAGCACCACGCCGAACAGCAATTTCTCCCTACTCACCGCTATCGCCTCGCAAGGGAATTCCGCGACCCCGCACAGCTACGACTTCACGGATCGCGCCGTTACTGGCGAGCAGACCTACTGGTACTACCTTGCCGATGTGGACATTTCAGGGAACCGGACCGAACACAAGGACCTGACGCGATCCGCAACCGTTCGCGCAGACAATGGCATTCCCACCAGCTATAGCCTGGCCGCTTACCCGAATCCGTTCAACCCGGCCACGACGATCACTTTCTCCTTGCCCATAGCAGAGCACGTGCAGGTTACTATCTACGATGTGGCAGGAAGACGCGTATGTGATGTTGCAGACGGGCTTTTTGCAGCAGGCATTCACCGCGTGACATTTGACGGTGCACAGCTGCCGTCCGGCGTGTATGTGGCGCAGATGAAAACCGCTGCTACAACCCATTCGACGAAGCTACTCCTTCTGAAGTAG